In Devosia litorisediminis, one genomic interval encodes:
- a CDS encoding SDR family oxidoreductase produces the protein MNKDKKVAVITGGGSGIGKAAALGFATKGYEVAICGRRRDALESVREAIGGYAGACDVGDPDAVAAFFGGVHERYGRVDVVFNNAGRFAPATSFGDLDVQTWQEMINTNLNGAFYVAREAFRIMRDQTPQGGRIINNGSISAHVPRPEAASYTTSKHAITGLTKSIALDGRAFGIACGQIDIGNAATDMTSTMNSGSLQANGTMAPEPTFDVQHVVDALLYMSALPLSANVQFMTVMATNMPYIGRG, from the coding sequence ATGAATAAGGACAAGAAGGTAGCCGTTATTACTGGCGGCGGATCGGGCATTGGCAAAGCGGCAGCACTCGGTTTCGCTACAAAGGGCTATGAAGTTGCCATATGTGGACGCCGGCGCGATGCACTTGAGTCAGTGCGCGAGGCAATTGGTGGTTATGCCGGCGCGTGCGATGTCGGCGACCCCGATGCGGTCGCTGCTTTTTTCGGCGGCGTGCACGAGCGGTACGGGCGTGTCGATGTGGTGTTCAACAATGCCGGTCGCTTTGCACCGGCCACGTCGTTTGGCGATCTGGACGTGCAGACGTGGCAAGAGATGATCAATACCAATCTCAACGGTGCCTTCTATGTTGCGCGCGAAGCCTTCCGGATCATGCGCGATCAGACACCCCAGGGTGGGCGCATCATCAACAATGGCTCCATCTCAGCGCATGTGCCGCGGCCTGAGGCGGCATCCTATACAACCTCCAAGCATGCGATCACGGGGCTGACCAAGTCGATAGCGCTCGATGGGCGGGCATTCGGCATCGCTTGCGGGCAGATCGACATCGGCAACGCCGCCACCGACATGACCAGTACAATGAATAGCGGATCCTTACAGGCCAACGGCACAATGGCACCCGAGCCGACATTTGATGTTCAGCACGTGGTGGACGCCCTGCTCTACATGTCGGCGCTTCCCCTGAGCGCGAATGTTCAGTTCATGACCGTGATGGCCACCAACATGCCCTATATCGGCCGCGGGTGA
- the nagA gene encoding N-acetylglucosamine-6-phosphate deacetylase, whose translation MSDLVAIAGVPIFDGHTWHKDAALLIEFGMVSAIVPSGDIPARAERVHLDGGSIVPGFVDLQVNGGGGVLFNNDPSVGTIRTMCAAHAQFGTTALLPTLITDTVAVNIAAIAAGYAAAQQAVPGFLGLHLEGPHLSLARKGTHDPALIRPMDDSDLARLVAAATDLPNLLLTVAAETVTPQQITTLARAGITVSLGHSDASFADASAAYAAGASMATHLFNAMSQLGNREPGMVGALLSTPGAHAGLIADGIHVHPAAIELALRAKTGPGHIFLVTDAMSQTGTELTELTLNGRTITRENGALRLADGTLAGADLDMIDAVEFMHTRIGLPFEEALRMASLYPARALGVEGDHGHLSPGAIANFVHLSHSRKVQATWIAGTEAYRA comes from the coding sequence ATGAGCGACCTTGTGGCAATTGCCGGGGTGCCCATTTTTGACGGGCATACCTGGCACAAGGACGCAGCGCTGCTGATTGAGTTTGGTATGGTGTCCGCGATCGTCCCAAGCGGAGATATCCCTGCGCGCGCCGAGCGGGTCCACCTCGACGGCGGCAGCATTGTGCCTGGCTTCGTTGACCTTCAGGTCAATGGCGGTGGCGGCGTGTTGTTCAACAATGATCCGTCTGTCGGCACTATTCGCACGATGTGCGCGGCTCATGCGCAGTTCGGCACCACGGCGCTTTTGCCAACGCTGATTACCGATACGGTGGCGGTCAACATCGCCGCCATTGCTGCAGGCTATGCTGCGGCGCAGCAAGCAGTGCCCGGATTTCTCGGTCTGCACCTTGAGGGACCGCATCTGTCACTGGCGCGCAAGGGGACCCACGATCCTGCCTTGATCCGACCCATGGATGACAGCGATCTGGCGCGCCTGGTCGCCGCAGCAACCGATTTGCCCAACCTGTTGCTGACCGTCGCTGCAGAGACGGTAACGCCGCAACAGATCACGACCTTGGCCCGAGCGGGCATTACCGTCAGTCTCGGCCATTCAGATGCCAGCTTTGCCGATGCGTCCGCCGCTTACGCAGCCGGCGCCTCCATGGCGACGCACTTGTTCAATGCGATGAGCCAGTTGGGCAATCGCGAACCTGGCATGGTGGGCGCCTTGCTGAGCACCCCGGGAGCGCATGCGGGCCTGATCGCTGACGGTATTCACGTTCACCCTGCTGCGATCGAACTCGCCTTGCGCGCCAAAACAGGACCCGGACATATCTTTTTGGTGACCGACGCCATGTCGCAGACAGGGACGGAGTTGACCGAACTCACCCTTAATGGCCGCACTATTACCCGGGAAAACGGTGCCCTGCGGCTGGCTGACGGTACATTGGCGGGCGCCGACCTCGATATGATCGACGCGGTCGAGTTCATGCATACCAGGATCGGTTTGCCGTTCGAAGAAGCCCTGCGTATGGCATCACTTTATCCAGCACGGGCCTTGGGCGTTGAAGGTGACCACGGCCATCTTTCCCCTGGGGCGATCGCCAACTTCGTTCATCTTTCCCATAGCAGGAAAGTCCAGGCGACCTGGATCGCCGGCACCGAAGCTTACCGCGCCTGA
- a CDS encoding SIS domain-containing protein: MPDQTHMRREISEIPGVVANFLDKSGPVLDAAAAALRQRDPSLVATVARGSSDHASAYLKYAIELTLGLPVASIGPSIASIFGKDLKLANSAAIAISQSGKSPDIVGMAESARRSGAISIAITNTAGSPLAAASDFTIDLHAGVEQSVAATKTFVTSVVAGLALIARWSGDTTLNAAVTELPEALSRAVSCDWSGMASALDGHNALYVLGRGPGFAIANEAALKFKETCNIQAESYSAAEVMHGPVAIVTPGYPVLGLAARDAAEGSVVDMTHKLAGQGALAFLTSDRPGQARPLPFAATGHPITDPLALIVTFYGFVEALSRHRGFNPDLPVALNKVTETV, translated from the coding sequence ATGCCTGATCAGACCCATATGCGCCGCGAAATCTCGGAAATTCCCGGCGTCGTCGCCAACTTCCTCGACAAGAGTGGCCCGGTGCTCGATGCAGCTGCTGCTGCCCTGCGCCAACGCGACCCTTCGCTGGTTGCCACAGTGGCGCGCGGATCTTCCGACCACGCTTCGGCCTATCTCAAATACGCCATTGAGCTGACGCTGGGCCTCCCGGTGGCCTCCATCGGTCCCTCGATTGCATCGATCTTTGGCAAGGATCTCAAACTGGCCAACAGTGCTGCCATCGCCATTTCCCAGTCTGGCAAATCGCCTGACATCGTGGGTATGGCAGAGTCGGCGCGCCGCTCGGGCGCCATCTCCATTGCCATCACCAATACGGCAGGCTCGCCTCTCGCAGCCGCTTCCGACTTCACCATCGATCTGCATGCCGGTGTCGAACAGAGTGTGGCCGCCACCAAGACCTTCGTGACGTCGGTGGTAGCCGGCCTGGCGCTGATTGCACGCTGGAGCGGCGATACAACCTTGAACGCAGCCGTCACCGAGCTGCCCGAGGCGCTCTCGCGGGCCGTCTCCTGCGACTGGTCCGGCATGGCTTCGGCGCTCGACGGACACAATGCTCTCTATGTCCTGGGCCGTGGCCCCGGATTTGCTATCGCCAATGAGGCCGCACTGAAATTCAAGGAGACCTGCAACATCCAGGCCGAATCCTACAGTGCTGCTGAAGTGATGCATGGTCCTGTCGCGATCGTTACCCCGGGCTATCCCGTATTGGGGCTTGCCGCGCGCGATGCAGCCGAAGGCTCGGTCGTTGACATGACACACAAGCTGGCCGGGCAGGGTGCGCTGGCCTTCCTCACCAGCGACCGCCCGGGCCAAGCGCGCCCATTGCCGTTCGCGGCGACAGGGCACCCCATCACCGATCCGCTGGCGTTGATTGTCACTTTCTATGGCTTTGTCGAAGCGCTTTCGCGCCATCGCGGCTTCAATCCCGATCTGCCCGTAGCGCTCAACAAGGTCACCGAGACGGTATGA
- a CDS encoding GntR family transcriptional regulator — MTDLSNGFFADGPVALPSGGPLYLQLKRWIEDAIHRGDINPGDALPSERDLAAKVDVSRVTVRKAVLQLVQDGVLVQRHGSGTFVAPPTQRVEQSLSQLTSFTEDMARRGMEVHAQWLERGLYLPSPEETIILGLSSGDQVARISRLRLTGETPLAIERASLSARVLPDPTAIGNSLYRHLDKTGNRPIRAIQRIRAANLDEENAHLLQVPVGSAGLNIERTSYLASGRVIEFTRSIYRGDTYDFVAELRIGDSPSNGGNKP, encoded by the coding sequence GTGACAGATTTGTCGAACGGTTTCTTTGCCGATGGTCCGGTGGCGCTGCCCAGCGGGGGACCGCTCTATCTGCAACTCAAGCGCTGGATTGAGGATGCGATCCATCGAGGGGACATCAATCCCGGCGATGCTTTGCCTTCCGAACGCGACCTCGCTGCCAAGGTTGACGTGTCCCGCGTCACCGTGCGTAAAGCCGTGCTGCAATTGGTGCAGGACGGTGTGCTGGTGCAGCGCCATGGTTCGGGCACCTTCGTTGCGCCGCCAACCCAGCGCGTCGAGCAGTCGCTGTCCCAGCTGACGTCTTTTACCGAAGACATGGCGCGGCGTGGCATGGAAGTGCACGCGCAATGGCTGGAACGGGGGCTTTACCTGCCGTCGCCCGAAGAAACCATCATTCTGGGGCTGTCATCTGGTGACCAGGTGGCGCGAATCTCTCGGCTGCGGCTCACCGGGGAAACCCCATTGGCAATCGAGCGTGCCAGTCTGTCGGCGCGAGTGCTGCCCGACCCCACAGCCATTGGCAATTCGCTCTACAGGCATCTCGACAAAACCGGTAACCGGCCTATTCGTGCCATCCAGCGCATTCGGGCTGCCAATCTTGATGAAGAGAATGCCCACCTGCTCCAGGTGCCGGTCGGCTCCGCCGGCCTGAATATTGAGCGCACCTCTTATCTCGCCTCCGGGCGTGTCATCGAATTCACCCGCTCCATCTATCGGGGCGACACCTATGACTTTGTTGCCGAACTGCGGATCGGTGATTCCCCCAGCAATGGAGGCAATAAGCCGTGA